Proteins encoded by one window of Lathyrus oleraceus cultivar Zhongwan6 chromosome 1, CAAS_Psat_ZW6_1.0, whole genome shotgun sequence:
- the LOC127091482 gene encoding uncharacterized protein LOC127091482 produces the protein MQKRTLSVKAKMPQVDGLRKLRDLLSSDLHSKFVRRYGKILYLLDINVQVDALTALLQFYDPPMRCFTFQDFQLAPTLEEFGEIFGYPLEKDKPYCYLGHYTSISKIIEILGVDQNTLERKRPKGHSGFRRSFFEERALVFALKKDWDAFMEVLALIIFGVIIFPRDEEIIDLPAIDVFLAFKNRGENPTHAVLADMYYSFNYCYEKKGKKIICCLPALYVWMINLMFNPGFRRSCPIDVFHDCDVKKKTRQEWGETLVNLNEYTVKWYQRGREINEVIFQCGNYPNVPLMGTKGCINYNPVLALRQLGIPIVKEPEPSLLTPLVVYDLDIENIETLRTIQNCWKNVIRKGNELRFTGNRRNTYQPWLKKRVEDIKLPFQNLLKTVEEIASQSSRVNEQ, from the coding sequence ATGCAGAAGAGAACTTTGAGTGTCAAAGCAAAAATGCCTCAAGTTGATGGCTTGAGAAAACTCCGTGACTTGTTAAGCTCCGACCTCCATTCTAAATTTGTTAGACGGTATGGAAAAATTCTCTATTTATTGGATATAAATGTCCAAGTGGATGCTTTAACCGCGTTGCTACAATTTTACGACCCTCCCATGAGATGTTTTACCTTTCAAGATTTTCAATTAGCTCCAACCTTGGAAGAATTTGGTGAGATCTTCGGCTACCCTCTGGAAAAAGATAAACCATATTGTTATTTGGGGCATTATACTAGCATTTCAAAAATAATAGAGATCTTAGGGGTTGACCAAAATACTCTAGAAAGAAAACGACCAAAAGGACACTCTGGATTTCGTAGAAGTTTCTTTGAAGAAAGAGCACTTGTTTTTGCTTTAAAGAAAGATTGGGATGCTTTCATGGAAGTTTTAGCTCTTATTATATTTGGAGTTATTATTTTCCCAAGGGATGAGGAAATCATAGATCTTCCAGCTATTGATGTATTTCTAGCTTTCAAGAATAGGGGAGAGAATCCAACCCATGCTGTTCTCGCAGACATGTATTATAGCTTCAACTACTGCTATGAGAAAAAGGGGAAAAAGATTATATGCTGCTTACCTGCTTTGTATGTTTGGATGATAAACCTTATGTTTAATCCTGGTTTCCGAAGATCTTGTCCTATTGATGTTTTCCACGATTGTGATGTGAAAAAGAAAACTCGTCAAGAGTGGGGTGAAACACTAGTAAACCTAAATGAATATACAGTTAAATGGTATCAGAGAGGGCGAGAGATTAATGAGGTGATTTTCCAATGTGGAAATTATCCCAATGTGCCACTTATGGGAACTAAAGGATGCATTAATTATAACCCTGTTTTGGCCTTGAGACAACTTGGCATTCCTATTGTAAAAGAACCTGAACCAAGTTTGCTAACCCCGCTTGTTGTTTATGACTTAGACATAGAGAATATTGAAACATTAAGAACAATCCAAAATTGCTGGAAGAATGTGATTAGGAAAGGGAATGAGCTACGTTTTACTGGAAATAGAAGGAACACATACCAGCCTTGGCTTAAGAAGAGAGTTGAAGATATAAAACTACCATTTCAAAATTTATTGAAGACAGTCGAAGAAATAGCATCACAATCTAGTCGGGTTAATGAGCAATAA